Genomic DNA from Spirochaeta cellobiosiphila DSM 17781:
CACTTAAGTATGATGTTGATCTAAAATATTTTTCCCCAAATGATAAACTATCACTCAAGTAATTCTTTTCAATATTATTACCTAAAAAGAATGGTTTTGAATCACTGTCATACATAATAATGTAGGAGTCTGAAAATAAACAAAGCCATTTTTTAGAGTTCTTTCCAATTAATATATATGTTAAACCACTAGATCTATCAATTCTATATGGCTCTGTCCATTTATCTATTTCACCATCATTGTCGATTTTGTACTCTAACTCTCCATTATTGAATGAAATTGACTTCTGCAAAATAGGTTTAAAAGTATTGTCGACAAATGTTAAACCATCAAAATCTTCAGAATATAAGAAATTTATTATTAAAATAGAGAAAATTAATAATACTCTATTTTTCATTTACTGCCATCCTTCTGTGTGTTTTAACACATTTCGATCTACATTTTGATACTTATTTGGATTCCTTTTATAGTTAACATATGTCTCTGACAAGTTGTTAGATAATTTCAATATTAAACTTATAGTATCTCTATTATTTCCTGATTTATATTCAAAACCCAAATCCTTTAAAACATTGGTAATATCATTAAAATCCCCTAATTTTGGTACTAAGCAACCTTTTGATCTAGGTACTAACCCCTGACGCCACGGTAAACCATTCAAATTGTTAAAAGCATTAGGATGAAGGTAAAAATCTGGACCCTTTACTACTAAGGAATCCTTGTAGGTTCCACTTGGATTAATTGCAGTGAAAGCAGCGTCATAAGTTCCAAGTTTTAATGTCCCATCAATTTTTGTCAAATCTTTATGGTCTGCCCAAGTTTGTATTCTGGTGTCATAAAGTGATGCACCCATAAAGTCAATACTCAGTTTGCCATCCCAATAGACTTTCCCAGGCGTTCCATAGTAACCTCTTTCAATAATTATACTAGTTTTTTCTTTCACCCATTCTGAATCATATTTAGAAGTATATCTCTTTCATTCATCCCTTAAAACATTCGCTTTTAACCCAGCCATTACTTTTTTTAGGATACCTTCTTCTTTTTGTATTTCTTTCAATTCAGCGGATTATTCGCCGTTTACAAATACCAGTTAGCCCCATCCCTTGCAGGATCCTCTGTAATAAAGCGACCAGCCTGAGCATCATACCAACGGGCATTGAAGTAGTAGAATCCTAACTGGGCATCATAATCCTTCCCAGTATACTTAAAGTCAAATTCATCACGTCCTGAAGGATTATCGATAACAACCTTATCACCAAAGGGTGTGTACTCGGCGCTCCAAAGCTTCTGGCCTGCTTCATCAGTGATCGCAACAATAGATCCTAAGTGGTCTGTGGAATTATATAAAACTGCACGGCAAGGACTAAAAAAAACCAGAATGACAGAGTGTCATACTGGGTTTGATTAACTACCCCACTGTACTGTGAGTGTAAAGATGGATGGGACAGAGGCTTATCTAATATTTGGCCCATCAATTCTGTAATAAACCGTATCCGCCCCTGTAGGAATAAAAGGTTTGTCATCACTTTTAGATATCTGCTCTACCCAAAAACTATTTTCGGTTAACATATGCAACCTATATTCAACATCGAACTGACCTCTATCAAAATAAAAACTTAAGTCATAAGAGTTATTTGAAGCCTTAGAAATCTTTCTAATTTCAAAAGGACCTCCCATCATTGGCAAAAAAATTGTTCGAAGTGTTTGGTATCCATCTATTACCAAAGTAAAATTAATCACTTTTTTTGCTGAACCCCGACCATATTTTATATCAACAGTTTTTGCAGGATCTGGGCTCCGATACCAAGTACCAGTCAAAATATTAGCTAAATCTTTTTTCTCATAATTACAATTTCACATATACTGCATGTTACTTAATAGGTAATCTACATTCACTAAATAACAATTAGGATATAGATTTTTTACAAGTCCTTCTACTATCAGAAAAGGCTTAAACCTTTATTTATTTATGTCATCGAAAGCACGGGAATAATCATCAATATACTCAGACATTTCTAAAGAAGATTGTCTTAGCATATCATAGGTTGAAGTATCAATGATCTCAGAAACATTCCGCAATCGAATAAGGTCAATATTCATTTGATTGAGATTATTCACTGCCGATTTAACTCTTAATTCAACTAATTCCCTATGATCACTTAATTGTTCAAGGGACAAGATTTGACGGTCAATCTCAGTAATAGATTTTTCATATTCTTTTTGTAATTGTTTGTTAGTACTATCCTGCAATTTCTTTTCTAGAATAACCTTATCTTTCATTAAGGAACTATTGTCAATTTGGCGTAATATAACATCAATATCACTATAGGCATTAAGTAGTTTTGTGATTTGATCTATATACTTCGTTACGAGGGGTTTAACCTCCCTATCAAGGACCTTATCTTTGTGAGATTTTTTAAGATGTTTTAGTATCTTCTTTTGTAAATCAATAGCTTCAGAACGTAAGTCTTTTATATTTTGGTTGCTAGAAATTCTGGAACCAGTGTGATTTTCCTTTCTTTTTCTCTTATCTATAAAGTCACCCATTCGCCCTAGAAAAGATATACCTAACACGGCAGCAGGGATAATACTCCAGGGAGTACTAGTTGTGATAATATTTATCATCATTAGGAAGGCAGATAAGGAAAGGACATTTATACCATGGCTTAACAGACTCTTTTTTGATTTTGTATATAAGTAATAATGGTAAAAATCCTGGTTTGACATTTGTTTTATAGAGCTTAATTCTTTGAGTTCTTTTTTCCGACTTCTCCCATCAACCCATTTTCGGAGGAGATCAATAGAAAAGACACTAACAGGAATTAAAGACCAAGGAAAGCCACTACTGAATTGAACATTCAAGAAAACTAGCAAAGCACTAATGCCCACATAAGGACCTAGACGATGAGTCAAACCATGTCTTTTTACAAATTTATTTTCCTGACTTTTCTTATACTCAACAAATAATTCATGTCCCTCAGGATAAGAAAACTCAGAACCTTTTTGTTTCTTACGAATCTCTGATCTGACATAACGAATTCCTCCAAAAGATTGGGACACAAAATCCATTAAGGGATTAATCTTTGTTTGAGATAAACTACTGAGAATATCATTTAAACTCTGTCCGTTACTTACATAATGACCAAATTTATCAGTAGCATCTTTGATAGTATCTTTTACGAAAGCAGAGACCTCTTCCTCTGGTGATTTGTCTTTTCTATGCCTACGGAGGGCTTCTTCTTGGGATTCGCGCGTCATTTTTTTACTTGGGGTCAAAGAAAAACGATAGTAACCTTCGGGCAGCTTAATGGCTCTTTTTTTAATA
This window encodes:
- a CDS encoding RHS repeat-associated core domain-containing protein, which gives rise to MLVFFSPCRAVLYNSTDHLGSIVAITDEAGQKLWSAEYTPFGDKVVIDNPSGRDEFDFKYTGKDYDAQLGFYYFNARWYDAQAGRFITEDPARDGANWYL